GCTTATGAAATATTAGTTAGTAAAAATCATGAAATAACATATAAAAAAATTCACTACTTCACAGTATAAGTCAACTTATATACACTAACAAGGAATAGTTCTAAAACTCGTAAAATGATGGAGGAATGTGTATGCTGCAACGACGATTAGGACGCCTGGAATATCCCGGTTCAGTTGTTATGTTTGGCGGTGCAAAACTGGGAGATGTTACACAAGAAGAAGCAAATGAATCCATTCAATTTGCAATCGATCATGGTGTTAATCATTTTGATACTGCTGCAAGTTATGGGGGTTCCGAAGAGCGTATTGGCGCATGTATGACTCCTGCTTTCCGCAATGCAATTTTTTTGGCGACGAAAACCGGGGAACGTACGAAGGAAAAAGCAAAAGACGAAATCTACCGCTCGCTGAAACGGTTGCGAGTGGATTATGTAGATCTTCTTCAACTGCACGCGGTCGGTGACCTCGCAGAACTTGACAAATGCACGGGAAAAGGCGGAGCTTTGGAAGCGGCAATCGAGGCCAAAGAAGAAGGAATCGTGAAATCCATTGGCATCACAGGTCACGGACATCTGGCACCAGCCACCCATTTTGAAGCTTTAAAACGCTTTCCGTTTGATGCGGTTCTGTGTCCGCTGAATTATCGGTTATATTCCATGGATCAATATCGTCAGGATTTTGACAGATTACTTGAGGAAACAAAACGGCAAGATGTGGCCCTTCGGGTTATCAAAGCCATTGCAAAAGGTCCGTGGAATGTCGATCAAGCACGGAATTATGCAACATGGTATCAACCGTTTGATGATCAAACCATTATCGATGCATGTGTCAGCTTTGTCTTGTCATTTGATGGAGTGTGCGGATTTGCCAGTGCGGGAGATATTCATCTATTCCCGAAAATTGTTGACGCAGTATCTCGTTATGGACAACTATCCCAAGAAGAGGTTCATGAAATTTTAAGTCAAGTTCAGGATTATCAATCTCCATTTGGAGCTCCGACATCGATTGCGTAGCCAAATACATTCACGAACGGGTCTATAAGTGTGTGTTCAAAAAGTGGTTAAGTAAGACACAAGGAGTGCGAAGCCGAAGCACGAAAAGGCGACGGAGTGTACGTGTTTGGTACATGAGTAAGCCTTTTTGGGATTCGGCAAAGCAATCCGCCGTGGAGTTTTGACTACTTTTTGAACATCCTCTATAAGAACAGGAATATCACACAGTGTGGAGCAGTATGGAGTGGCCGACCGGAGAAGTCAATAAAAAAGAAAACCACCGGAATTACATAAGTCAGTTCCTTTGTCATCGGTGGTTTTCTTGTTAACATGTAAAAGAATGAATAGTTACCCGTTGCGGTTACTCGTTTTCGTCGATAACTGATCCGTCGAAATGGAGTTGTACAATTGCGTTTGACGGAGCATTTCCAACAGCGAAAACTGTCAGGAAATAGTTGTGTGCACCGTTTGGAACGTTCGTATCTGTGCAAACGAATGTTGTTGTAATGGGAAATGTCCCAACGGCAGTTGCACTGTTTGTATCGGAATATTGACAAACAAGGGTTCCGCCGTTTATAACTCCGATATGGTCGCGCCAAATTGAGAAAGTGGCCGTTGTAAATGTAAATGTTGCAGCGGTCGGTTTAATATTCCATTCGATCGTTGCTTTGAGTTGCACACGGTCATTGGAACGGATTTTTTTTAAATGGATTTGAGCGA
Above is a window of Fodinisporobacter ferrooxydans DNA encoding:
- a CDS encoding aldo/keto reductase; the protein is MLQRRLGRLEYPGSVVMFGGAKLGDVTQEEANESIQFAIDHGVNHFDTAASYGGSEERIGACMTPAFRNAIFLATKTGERTKEKAKDEIYRSLKRLRVDYVDLLQLHAVGDLAELDKCTGKGGALEAAIEAKEEGIVKSIGITGHGHLAPATHFEALKRFPFDAVLCPLNYRLYSMDQYRQDFDRLLEETKRQDVALRVIKAIAKGPWNVDQARNYATWYQPFDDQTIIDACVSFVLSFDGVCGFASAGDIHLFPKIVDAVSRYGQLSQEEVHEILSQVQDYQSPFGAPTSIA